Below is a genomic region from Brassica rapa cultivar Chiifu-401-42 chromosome A08, CAAS_Brap_v3.01, whole genome shotgun sequence.
TGGCTTCAAAATAGCAGTGATTTCTAAATCTAGTGGAGCTGCAACTCAGGTTGAAGATTCAGAGAAGAAGCCTGAGGAGACTAAACCagagaaaaaagaagagaaaccaAAACCTGTAGCAGAATCTCCTCCTTCACCAAAAGTGGAAACTTCACCTCCAAAAGAGAAGTCTagagctcctcctcctcctccacctgcTTCAGGAGCGTCACCAAGAGAGCCTCAACTTCCTCCTAAGGACCGGGAAAGAAGGGTACATACTAGAATTAAAAGTTTGTATGCTTGACTTAGAAAACCATGCTTATTAGTTTTTGACTTTGACTTACAGGTTCCTATGACAAGGCTCAGGAAACGTGTTGCTACACGATTGAAGGACTCTCAGAACACCTTTGCGTTACTGACTACGTTCAATGAAGTAGACATGTGAGTTTTTGACTGTTCATTGTTCTTTATAGTAGCAATCTAAATAAGAAACGGCCTTGTTTCTTATCTCATGAGTGATCTTCTTCTCATTGTCATGTTTCTGACTATTACCTCTATATTTTTAACTATCCTGAATCAGGACAAATCTGATGAAATTACGTTCAGAGTACAAAGACGCGTTTCTTGAAAAGCACGGTGTCAAACTAGGATTGATGTCAGGTTTTATAAAGGTATAAACTTCACTACTCCCCCATCATCAAATCATTGTGTTTGTATCTCCCAGAAAATGATAGTTTTCTTGTTGCAGGGAGCCATCAGCGCACTCCAAAACCAACCTGTAGTGAATGCTGTTATCGATGGAGAAGACATTATCTACAGAGATTACGTCGACATCAGCATTGCTGTTGGCACACCAAAGGTACCAGTTTCTATCTCATCTGTATAACTCTGCTGAATCTTAACTTCAAACTTACTCCAATGTgtttatatatcttatataggGACTGGTTGTTCCAGTGCTTAGAAACGTAGAGCAGATGAACTTCGCTGAGATTGAGAAAGAGATCAATAGACTTGCTAAGAAAGCAACCGCTGGAACAATCTCCATCGATGAAATGGCTGGAGGCACATTCACCATCTCTAATGGTGGTGTTTATGGAAGCCTTTTGAGTACTCCTATCATAAACCCTCCTCAGGTTTGAACTTTCTCCCACTTTTCTTTCAGTCACTCTCAGCATTTTCAATCCACTGACTTCTACTTTGTCGTTTACAGTCAGCTATTCTTGGTATGCACTCAATACTGAACCGCCCAATGGTTGTGGGAGGAGAAGTAATGTCAAGGCCAATGATGTACATTGCATTGACTTATGACCACCGTCTGATAGATGGAAGAGAGGCTGTTCTCTTCCTCCGTCGCATCAAAGACGTTGTTGAGGATCCACGCAGGCTTCTTCTCGACATCTAAACCGGATTCTATGAAACTATCCATGTGTTAATCCAAAAGAAGTTTCTTTCTATCACAATCATGTTCCTTGCTTTGCTTAACCAAGAACTTGTATATGTTTTATGTGTTGaaagatttattttaataagagtGAAATAAGCAATGCCCTCTTGACAAAAGAACGTACACTTCAAAGGAGACAGAAGTCATTCAAGAAAAGCAAGAGACACAGGTCATGGACGAAGAAGACACACACATTATGTTGGCTTGTAGTATTTGGTGGCAACGAACGGCATCTTGGTGATGTTACCTTCATAAGGTTTACCACGGACCAAGATCTTCACTTTAGTCCCATTCTTGTGCTGACCAGACTTCACATACCCCATGGCTATGTTCTTCTTCAAGTTGGGGCTAAACCCACCACTCGTGATCTCTCCAATCTTGTTACCACTCTCATCATGCACCTCGCTATGCGACCTTGCTGGTGGTCCTGAAGAGAAGAATCCAACTCTTCTGATAGTAGGTCCATCTTGAAGCTGTTTGAGGATCACATCAGCTCCAAGAAACCCTCCTTCAGCTCTTCTACGCTTCCCTATGGCCCATGTGAGGCCAGCTTCAACAGGAGTAATGTGTTGCTCCATGTCGTTACCGTATAGACAAAGCCCTGCTTCTAGCCTGAGACTGTCTCTTGCTCCTAGACCCGTGAGCCTTACCTTCCCCTCGGATTTCTCCAAGATTGCTTTGGCCAAATCAACTGCATGCTCGGACGGAACCGAGATCtcaaaaccatcttcaccagtaTACCTGTAAACCCCAAAACAGACACATTCATTAACTGTGACAGCTTCAGAACACTCTTCCGTGAGATCTTACCCGGTTCTAGTAAGGAAGCAGGTGGAACCATTAATGTCCAGGATCTGGAACTGCCCAAAGTAAAGCTTGCTCAAGTCCTCTTTAGTGAGGTGTTGAAGCACCGGAGCAGCCAAAGGACCCTACAATGCAAGGTTCAAGATCACATTGTACTATAATACAAGTCTATACAACAATGACTGGCCAAACCTGGAGGGCGAGAAGAGATCTCTCATCATGGATATGCCAAGAGACATCACCTCCTTTGGATTTAAAAGCCTTCATGTGCTCTTCAATATGAGCCAAATCCTTATCCCTACAACCAGCATTCACCACCAAGTAGATATGCTCATCAGTCACTTTAGTAATCACCGAGTCATCAATAGCACCACCCTTCTCATTCGTAAACACAGTCAAGCTCCCGGTTCCAGGAGCCAAACCAGCCACGTCAGCAACCACTAGCGTCTCGAGAAAGGGAACACAGTCTTTGCCCTTGAGGCTCAGACCACACATGTGCGCAACATCGAACAAACTCCCGTTGACCCTGCAGTTAACAGTCGAGTCGATGATGGAGTCTTTGTACTGAATCGGCATGCTCCAGCCGGCGAAAGGAACCATCTTTCCGCCGTGGGCGACGTGGAAGTCGTAAAGGGCGGTTTTTTTCAGGTCAGCGCCGGAGGCGAAGTGGCGGCGTGGTGACAGAGGTTTCTTGTCGGATTGAGCAAGACGACGGGTTATGGATTGGCCTAGCTGCCATAGACTCCCTCCTCTCATCTTCTCCTCCTACTCTTCAACCTATAAAACAGTTTGATCCAAGTATAATCATAATCACATGAATGAATCTTTATATTAAGCATTTCATCCAGAGAGAGATAAAATTGCTCAAACTCTTGTGCTATGAATGAAAAAAAAGGAGAACATTTTGAATCTCATTGACAAAAAGGTGAACACTTTGAATCCATAAAGCCTTTATCTATAAGATTCAGATTCATTATATAACATCTGAAAAACAATCTGGGAGCTTAGTTATCACAATGAGATCAAACTTCCATGTTCATacagaagaagaaaacagagaACATCATCGACAAATGTTGTCTGAAATCAAAATAAGCGGCGATTCTGTGATTTGAAACATAAACTCAGAGGTAGAAATGAAAAGGGTCGTGGAGAAACCTTACAAAGATTGAGACTTTGTGTTTGCCTCTGGAGCTTCTTCCAGATTCCTTGATACTACAAAGAGTGAAACTTTTGTAGTGTTTTTGCAATTAACTGATGGTTCCctaacaaacaaataaataaataaaagggctttatatattttgggaactaaaagtttaaaaattgatttaaattaGAGATATGGGAAGGAAAAAAGAAGGGGTTGGTGGTGGAGGCAAACATCATCCAAAGCAACCACATCTCCATTGAGTGGTAAGTGTATGTTCtatctttatcttcttctttatagttttgtaaattcaaaataaacgTATACTATTGTATTGCAAAAAGAGGAAATGTTTGATCTttgtactattttttttttctttaaaaggcTTGCTAATTAAAGACTAGTAAGATACAAGAGATTGGTTCAGCCATAGAGTTAAACTTAAAAGTTGAGTAGAGAAACAACTTGCAAAGCAAAGCACAAAACACAACACAACATACTTTCAAAAACAGAATATAAAAGAAATAGAATGGGAAGATGAAGAACTCCATGATCTTCAAATTCTAGTGGGATCCACGACCAAGAGCAGTGCCCACCACCTCTGCCACGCCTCGTCTTTTTAGCTATGGTGGTGAACCACTTGATATCCTTTCTCCATATTCTTTAGTTTCTTAGATGATTTTAAACAACGACCTCCACGAGACCTTTGCACCATATCTTTGTACTTTTTTGTGATACAATGAGTTGTAGACATTCTTTTACTTTTGCATCTTATTATCCATTGTAACCCGTCTTCAATCTAGTAAACCAATTTGGTACAGAATTTTTAATTTCTACTAAACCATCCATAACCGTAAAACACCTAAACCAGGTGGTGGAAATATATTTATTCAGGCACGTAACAGCGTTTAGCTCACAAAGATAAAAGGAACAAACACATAGAAACACGACACACACTGCAACATCTTATTTAGATTAATTACTAAGTCTCCCTCTACTTCATAAGATCACATTTTATTATTATGGTTTCGTCTGTGATCTcgaccatcatcatcatcactcttCCTCATTCCAGTTCCTTCAGAAAATCTTCATTGTCTACCAGGACCTGTCATATCAACCACCAAACAAACCTCTTAGCAAAACCAAAATGAAGCTAAGTAGAATCTTTAATACAGTCACCAGATTCATCCATCTCATAAATGTGCAGTTACTTACTGTTTTCCACCCATCTGGATCGAGGAAGGAGACAATCTTGGTGCCGAGTCCAGGAAGAGGTCCGGCTTCTCTTGTGATTTTTCCTCCTAGCTCTTGGTTGGCTATCTTCACTACTTCAGCGCTTTTGTACACATCATCCGTGCCTATTGCAATCTGTTCATTAACACTTAGACCAAGTTAACAATCAAAGGAAAGAACACAAACCGGTTAAAGACAACATAAACAGTAGCAATAGTCTAAACCCCACACCTGTGCATATGCGTTGCCCTTTGTGTACTCAGTCACGCCGTAGTTATAGGTCAGCTCCAAAACTATGGACTCATATTCCTCAGCATATCCCATCATGCCTATGGTGTACTGTTTCATTAAACAAAAACTCGTTCAGAGTCGCAACGTATCTCAAAAGTGTAAACTACTTGTCTAAGAAGTATCATTGATTAGTTCACCTTGTATTCAGGTCTCTCAATCCTTCTCAAGAGTCTCATCCCTAGGGCCTGCAGGGTTTGAAAATTGAGGTAAGCAAGCTAGAAGCTTTCCATAAAACAGCAATGTTAATTGTCTTATCAAACACAAAGACAGCCTTGCTCAACTGGGTTGCATCACCTTTTCATAGAACTTGATGGCACGGTCAAGATCACCAACACGAAGCATGACTTGACAGAGAGGTTCAGGAGTTGGACCTCTCTGGATGAGCTCAAACATGTAACCATCAGGGTCCTTTACAAACGCAATAACACTGCCTCCACCTTTGACCGGACCAGGCTCTCTGGTGACATTTCCACCCTTGGCACGAACCGCCTCAACCATCTTGGAAACCTGAAACCAAACTCTCCACAATCAGGGACCGACTGATCCTAGAAATCTAAAAAATCAAAGCATGAGGACAACTTACATCTTGAGTTGAAATAGCGAAATGCCCAAATCCAGTTCCAATGTCATATGAGCTTACACCATAATCTGTAAACCAGATTTCTCATAAGAATCCAAGTAATATCACTTATGTGTAGACAAGAAGAGATAAGAGGCATATACTGTAAGTGAGCTCGACAACGAAGTTGGAGGTTTCAGGACCAAAACCAAGGAAAGCATTAGAGTACTTCTCCTCAGGGACATCTCTTTTCCTCAACAGCTTCATGCCAAAGCACTCAGTGTAGAACCTATTCAAGAAAAATAACTCCTATCATATAGAATGAACAACACAATAGTGTATGAATGAAACAGAGAGAGGAAGGCACATACTGGATAGTGCGATCAAGATCACCAACGCGGTACACAACATGGAGAAAACGACGCTTATCCTTCTTTGGCCACTCCAACAAATCAGCATTTTCTGCCATTTTTCTACATAAAAGAGATAAAAATCCAAACTTTAAACACCTTTCTCAATGATCATCATCACCGTAACACAGAACAATGAGATCCCATGAAACCCATAAGATCAATCGAATAATGATCCACAATTAAACCCAgattcaatcaaaatatatgatTCTGAATGTTTCATATGACAAGCAAATGAGATCTAGAGTGCGATCAACGAGGATACGATTCATCGAAATGTAGAAAAGAGATCATCTGCGACAGTTACTCACCTGATAGAAGATACACACAGCACTGGGCTTTGATAGTTTTCTGTAGATAGAAAGCAAAGTCCGTCACTGTActtataaaaaaagaactaagtgAGTGACAACTTCTCGGATACTGCCTGTGATGTAGTTTAACCATCACAGACGTATTACAGCCGTTAGATTAGTTGTTTGGGGAACGATGGGATGTCAACCTAATACCCATGGGATACACGTGGTCGTACagaaacgattttttttttgtcggcagATAGTACAATAATGAAGTGTATTATTATGATGAGATAAAAGCCCAAGGCACATGGGTGTAAGCCCATACATATGAAGGAGAAAAGCCCACTACTTGAAGTATATGAATGTTGCGTTATatgcaatttttttgtttgattagtttgttttcaatttacattttttacatCTACATGCATGATGCATgttataaaaataactaaaatatttagtatattttagtattttagtatatttttaaaatctcgACGATAGTAATGTTTGGATGCATATGGCATATGAACAGAAGACACATGGTCAGAATCTTATAACAAATGTTTTGAATTTAACTTCTCTAGAAATTAAGCTGTCCTCTTCTTCTGTTTGATAGCTTTTATATATCAAAAGAGTTGCCAGATGGACCTCTCTGATAATTGATAAACAAGTTTTGTCGGCTTgctgttttataattttttttctttctaatgcAGCACTATGTTCCCTAGATTGTTATGATATACTGTATGTGGAACGTTACATTTGTTAGTTACCTGCAGCAACTTGTCGCAATAGTTTTGGTTTTCTAAAAGCATTTATTAAGTTAGTTTATTGGTTGAGAGGAGGAAATGTGTTATCAGCTTATCATCAACAAAATAAATACAATAGGCCTCTTCTAGTCAATGTATTTTTTATCTActcaacaaaacaaaagaatggAGTTGTTGTATTCCTCTCTTTATTTCTCTAGAGTCTAGACTGTATTTCAATGCTTTCGATGGATATTTTCAATAATAACTGAATaatagagagattagagaaAACTCATACCTAAAGGGCACATTATAATCTTCTTTTATTTTCCCACTTTTTAATCGCATGCGGTCAACACCAACATTGAAAGACAATACTAGAAACTAATTAATAACCAAAAATACAAATGaactttttgatatatatataaagtataaaacaCTTTTATGGAAAGTTTTTCAATTTTGAATGAATTCACTTGAATACTATAATATGGTACgaaaactttttattttgaataatactTTCGTGTacgaaaatttattattttgaataatactTTTATGCACTCGAAATATAGTGAAATACAGTGATGTGTAGCTGGCACTTTTTATCACTATTGAAGGCTATTATCGTAAGTTAACTCTGTCTGAAATTCAACGAGTTTGTGTGTGGGGGAGAGGAGCAGCGAGCAGAGTGTATTCACGTGAAAcacagatagagagagagagacataaaTCTTTTAGCAGTACTAAACCCCTTAACTAACATTATGTCTAAATCTCTCTTCTCTTATCTCAACCAAACACTAAATAAATCAATCGAAAGAGCAGGAAGATAATGCAAGGATCTGTACCTGAGTCTGAATCCGAACCAGAAGAGTTTCAGAATCAATTCAATGCCATTCACTAGCATGTCTTCCACCGTCcctcctcttctcttcttcctcttcattgtAATcttcaatctttctatttccgGTAAGTTCTTCTTTCGTTCCGACAAGTTCTTCTTTCATTCCGACAAGCTTTTGTAATAATCTTTGccaaagtttcaatttttacCAATCTCCAAACCATTTTTTTTGCAGCAAAGTCGTGGCCTTTATCGCAAGAAAACAAGATCCAAGAACAAGACAAAGACCCATTCGTCGGATTCAACATCGGCACCGACGTCTCCTCGCTCCTCCCTCCTCCAGACCTCGTCAAGTTCCTCCAAACCCAGAAAATAAACCACATCCGTCTATACGACGCCGATCCGGAGCTCCTCAAAGCCCTGTCCAAAACCAAGATACGCGTCATCATCAGCGTCCCCAACAACCAGCTCCTCGCCATCGGATCCTCCAACGCCACCGCCGCGTCGTGGATCGGCCGCAACGTGGTCGCTTACTACCCCGAGACGCTTATCACAGCCATCTCCGTCGGAGACGAGGTCTTAACCACCGTCCCGTCTTCCGCTCCCTTGCTCTTACCAGCCATTGAGTCTTTATACAACGCTCTCGTGGCCTCGAACCTCCACACTCAGATCAAAGTCTCCACACCTCACGCAGCCTCCATCATGATGGATACTTTCCCTCCTTCGCAAGCTTACTTTAACCAGACGTGGCTCTCGGTTATCTCCCCCTTGCTTCGGTTCTTGTCCAAAACCGGCTCTCCTCTGATGATGAATCTCTATCCTTACTACGTCTATATGCAGAACAAAGGCGTTGTTCCGTTAGATAACTGTTTGTTCGAGCCGTTGACTCCTGCTAAAGAGATGGTTGACCCCAACACGTTGCTGCATTACACCAACGTCCTTGACGCTATGGTGGATGCAGCTTATGTATCCATGAAGAACCTGAATATTTCTGATGTGGCTGTGCTCGTGACCGAGACCGGGTGGCCTTCTCAAGGCGATAAAATGGAGCCGCACGCTACCATCGATAACGCTGATACTTACACCTCCAATTTGATCAAACATGTTTTTGACAGAACGGGGACGCCTCTGCGCCCCGAGGTGACGCCGAGTGTGTACATCTACGAGCTGTTTAACGAGGATAAGAGGGCGCCTCCGGTTAGCGAAGCTAGCTGGGGGTTGTTCTACGGGAACACTACTCCGGTTTATTTGCTTCATGTCTCTGGAAGTGGGGCTTTCTTGGCGAATGATACGACGAACAAGACGTACTGTGTTGCTATGGATGGGGTTGATGTGAAGACGCTTCAGGCTGCGTTGGATTGGGCTTGTGGGCCGGGGAGAGCGAACTGTAGTGAGATTCAGCCTGGGGAGAGTTGTTACCAGCCGAATAATGTGAAGGGGCATGCTTCTTTTGCTTTTAATAGTTATTACCAGAAGGAAGGGAGAGCTTCTGGTTCTTGTGACTTCAAAGGTGTGGCTATGATCACTACTACAGACCCAAGTAAGCTCTTCCTCTATTCTTTTTATTGTTAGAGAGGACAGTGATTGGTTTACTGATCAAGAGAATGTGTATGTTTCAGGT
It encodes:
- the LOC103836205 gene encoding dihydrolipoyllysine-residue succinyltransferase component of 2-oxoglutarate dehydrogenase complex 2, mitochondrial — translated: MAIWSVVRRKVFNGCNSSYSSSIIGKSWKCKSSTASHTRYYGALSKETSVFVRGSPVSLPCYLGSSLSSNAIMRVTVSYNHTFNTSIRLFSSDEGGSVDAVVPYMGESISDGTLATILKKPGDRVEADEPIAQIETDKVTIDISSPTAGTIEKIVAKEGDTVEPGFKIAVISKSSGAATQVEDSEKKPEETKPEKKEEKPKPVAESPPSPKVETSPPKEKSRAPPPPPPASGASPREPQLPPKDRERRVPMTRLRKRVATRLKDSQNTFALLTTFNEVDMTNLMKLRSEYKDAFLEKHGVKLGLMSGFIKGAISALQNQPVVNAVIDGEDIIYRDYVDISIAVGTPKGLVVPVLRNVEQMNFAEIEKEINRLAKKATAGTISIDEMAGGTFTISNGGVYGSLLSTPIINPPQSAILGMHSILNRPMVVGGEVMSRPMMYIALTYDHRLIDGREAVLFLRRIKDVVEDPRRLLLDI
- the LOC103836204 gene encoding aminomethyltransferase, mitochondrial; amino-acid sequence: MRGGSLWQLGQSITRRLAQSDKKPLSPRRHFASGADLKKTALYDFHVAHGGKMVPFAGWSMPIQYKDSIIDSTVNCRVNGSLFDVAHMCGLSLKGKDCVPFLETLVVADVAGLAPGTGSLTVFTNEKGGAIDDSVITKVTDEHIYLVVNAGCRDKDLAHIEEHMKAFKSKGGDVSWHIHDERSLLALQGPLAAPVLQHLTKEDLSKLYFGQFQILDINGSTCFLTRTGYTGEDGFEISVPSEHAVDLAKAILEKSEGKVRLTGLGARDSLRLEAGLCLYGNDMEQHITPVEAGLTWAIGKRRRAEGGFLGADVILKQLQDGPTIRRVGFFSSGPPARSHSEVHDESGNKIGEITSGGFSPNLKKNIAMGYVKSGQHKNGTKVKILVRGKPYEGNITKMPFVATKYYKPT
- the LOC103836206 gene encoding putative lactoylglutathione lyase — encoded protein: MAENADLLEWPKKDKRRFLHVVYRVGDLDRTIQFYTECFGMKLLRKRDVPEEKYSNAFLGFGPETSNFVVELTYNYGVSSYDIGTGFGHFAISTQDVSKMVEAVRAKGGNVTREPGPVKGGGSVIAFVKDPDGYMFELIQRGPTPEPLCQVMLRVGDLDRAIKFYEKALGMRLLRRIERPEYKYTIGMMGYAEEYESIVLELTYNYGVTEYTKGNAYAQIAIGTDDVYKSAEVVKIANQELGGKITREAGPLPGLGTKIVSFLDPDGWKTVLVDNEDFLKELE
- the LOC103836214 gene encoding glucan endo-1,3-beta-glucosidase 1, with the translated sequence MPFTSMSSTVPPLLFFLFIVIFNLSISAKSWPLSQENKIQEQDKDPFVGFNIGTDVSSLLPPPDLVKFLQTQKINHIRLYDADPELLKALSKTKIRVIISVPNNQLLAIGSSNATAASWIGRNVVAYYPETLITAISVGDEVLTTVPSSAPLLLPAIESLYNALVASNLHTQIKVSTPHAASIMMDTFPPSQAYFNQTWLSVISPLLRFLSKTGSPLMMNLYPYYVYMQNKGVVPLDNCLFEPLTPAKEMVDPNTLLHYTNVLDAMVDAAYVSMKNLNISDVAVLVTETGWPSQGDKMEPHATIDNADTYTSNLIKHVFDRTGTPLRPEVTPSVYIYELFNEDKRAPPVSEASWGLFYGNTTPVYLLHVSGSGAFLANDTTNKTYCVAMDGVDVKTLQAALDWACGPGRANCSEIQPGESCYQPNNVKGHASFAFNSYYQKEGRASGSCDFKGVAMITTTDPSHGSCIFPGSKKVGNQTQTVVNSTQVAAGETSSRSLLSRGFCASIMILVTCVLLPFW